The Suncus etruscus isolate mSunEtr1 chromosome 14, mSunEtr1.pri.cur, whole genome shotgun sequence genome contains a region encoding:
- the IGLON5 gene encoding igLON family member 5 isoform X1 yields the protein MRPPAPGARLRLLAAAALAGLALLGRGLLSQSLEFSSPADNYTVCEGDNATLSCFIDEHVTRVAWLNRSNILYAGNDRWTSDPRVRLLVNTPEEFSIVITQVALGDEGLYTCSFQTRHQPFTTQVYLIVHVPARIVNISSPVTVNEGGSVNLLCLAVGRPEPTVTWRQLRDGFTSEGEILEISDVQRGQAGEYECLTHNGVSTGPDSRRVLVTVNYPPTITDVTSARTAVGRAALLRCEAMAVPPADFQWYKDDRLLSGGPAEGLKVQTERTRSMLLFANVSARHYGNYTCRAANRLGASSASMRLLRPDPPLRPGLAVVEDVGGNPCSWLPLRARGVGACS from the exons GGCTGCTGTCGCAGAGCCTGGAGTTCAGCTCCCCTGCCGACAACTACACAGTGTGCGAAGGCGACAACGCGACCCTCAG CTGCTTCATCGACGAGCACGTGACGCGCGTGGCCTGGCTGAACCGCTCCAACATCCTGTACGCGGGCAACGACCGCTGGACCAGCGACCCCCGAGTTCGGCTGCTGGTCAACACGCCCGAGGAGTTCTCCATCGTCATCACGCAGGTGGCGCTGGGCGACGAGGGGCTCTACACCTGCTCCTTCCAGACGCGCCACCAGCCTTTCACCACGCAGGTGTACCTCATCGTGCACG TGCCCGCCCGCATCGTGAACATCTCGTCGCCCGTGACGGTGAATGAAGGCGGCAGCGTGAACCTGCTCTGCCTGGCTGTGGGGCGGCCGGAGCCCACCGTCACCTGGAGGCAGCTCCGAG ATGGCTTCACGTCCGAGGGCGAGATCCTGGAGATCTCCGACGTCCAGCGGGGCCAGGCGGGCGAGTACGAGTGCCTGACGCACAACGGGGTCAGCACGGGCCCCGACAGCCGCCGCGTGCTGGTCACCGTCAACT ACCCCCCGACCATCACGGACGTGACGAGCGCCCGCACCGCCGTGGGCCGGGCCGCCCTGCTGCGCTGCGAGGCCATGGCCGTGCCCCCCGCCGACTTCCAGTGGTACAAGGACGACAGGCT GCTGAGCGGCGGCCCGGCGGAGGGGCTGAAGGTGCAGACGGAGCGCACGCGCTCGATGCTGCTGTTCGCCAACGTGAGCGCGCGCCACTACGGCAACTACACGTGTCGCGCCGCCAACCGGCTCGGGGCCTCCAGCGCCTCCATGCGGCTCCTGCG CCCTGACCCTCCTCTCCGCCCTGGGCTGGCTGTGGTGGAGGATGTAGGAGGAAATCCATGCAGCTGGCTGCCCCTCCGTGCCAGGGGGGTGGGCGCCTGCAGCTGA
- the IGLON5 gene encoding igLON family member 5 isoform X2: MRPPAPGARLRLLAAAALAGLALLGRGLLSQSLEFSSPADNYTVCEGDNATLSCFIDEHVTRVAWLNRSNILYAGNDRWTSDPRVRLLVNTPEEFSIVITQVALGDEGLYTCSFQTRHQPFTTQVYLIVHVPARIVNISSPVTVNEGGSVNLLCLAVGRPEPTVTWRQLRDGFTSEGEILEISDVQRGQAGEYECLTHNGVSTGPDSRRVLVTVNYPPTITDVTSARTAVGRAALLRCEAMAVPPADFQWYKDDRLLSGGPAEGLKVQTERTRSMLLFANVSARHYGNYTCRAANRLGASSASMRLLRPGSLENSAPRPPGPLTLLSALGWLWWRM; encoded by the exons GGCTGCTGTCGCAGAGCCTGGAGTTCAGCTCCCCTGCCGACAACTACACAGTGTGCGAAGGCGACAACGCGACCCTCAG CTGCTTCATCGACGAGCACGTGACGCGCGTGGCCTGGCTGAACCGCTCCAACATCCTGTACGCGGGCAACGACCGCTGGACCAGCGACCCCCGAGTTCGGCTGCTGGTCAACACGCCCGAGGAGTTCTCCATCGTCATCACGCAGGTGGCGCTGGGCGACGAGGGGCTCTACACCTGCTCCTTCCAGACGCGCCACCAGCCTTTCACCACGCAGGTGTACCTCATCGTGCACG TGCCCGCCCGCATCGTGAACATCTCGTCGCCCGTGACGGTGAATGAAGGCGGCAGCGTGAACCTGCTCTGCCTGGCTGTGGGGCGGCCGGAGCCCACCGTCACCTGGAGGCAGCTCCGAG ATGGCTTCACGTCCGAGGGCGAGATCCTGGAGATCTCCGACGTCCAGCGGGGCCAGGCGGGCGAGTACGAGTGCCTGACGCACAACGGGGTCAGCACGGGCCCCGACAGCCGCCGCGTGCTGGTCACCGTCAACT ACCCCCCGACCATCACGGACGTGACGAGCGCCCGCACCGCCGTGGGCCGGGCCGCCCTGCTGCGCTGCGAGGCCATGGCCGTGCCCCCCGCCGACTTCCAGTGGTACAAGGACGACAGGCT GCTGAGCGGCGGCCCGGCGGAGGGGCTGAAGGTGCAGACGGAGCGCACGCGCTCGATGCTGCTGTTCGCCAACGTGAGCGCGCGCCACTACGGCAACTACACGTGTCGCGCCGCCAACCGGCTCGGGGCCTCCAGCGCCTCCATGCGGCTCCTGC GCCCAGGATCCCTGGAGAACTCAGCCCCGCGGCCCCCGGGACCCCTGACCCTCCTCTCCGCCCTGGGCTGGCTGTGGTGGAGGATGTAG